A section of the Stenotrophomonas acidaminiphila genome encodes:
- a CDS encoding MFS transporter has product MTSPTPLQPSVPVARLSSFYFFYYAALGAFTPYWSLYLQSRGMGVTAISVMMSLWYATRVVAPSTWTSLAAVSPRPIRWLRIGCVLTVVSFAGFLLPQPTWTLYAVMVGFCFFYNAVMPQFESITLTHLGSDSHRYGMIRVWGSLGFIAVVTLFGWVIERHGAGLLPWLMLPLFMLMTGASFANRYARHVGTHAAHVQGFWSIVRRPPVLAFFIAAFLEQLSFGPYYTFFSLYMDQHGYSTSLLGLMWTVGVVFEVAVFFLIAGFFRRWDASWLLIISMASAALRWWATALWPEDLPVMLVAQATHCLGFAAFFASAMQLLARYFPGNLNGHGQGLFYGFSSGLGGVLGALIAGQLWPFGDGKVAFIAGGCFALAGAVIAFCFLPERNRRGRGASPACPGGHRDAP; this is encoded by the coding sequence ATGACCTCCCCGACCCCGCTGCAGCCCTCGGTCCCCGTCGCCCGGCTGTCCAGCTTCTATTTCTTCTATTACGCCGCGCTCGGCGCGTTCACTCCGTACTGGAGCCTGTACTTGCAGTCGCGCGGCATGGGCGTCACCGCGATCAGCGTGATGATGAGCCTGTGGTACGCCACCCGGGTGGTCGCGCCCAGCACCTGGACCTCGCTGGCGGCGGTCTCGCCGCGCCCGATCCGCTGGCTGCGCATCGGCTGCGTGTTGACCGTGGTCAGCTTCGCCGGCTTCCTGCTGCCGCAGCCGACGTGGACGCTGTACGCGGTGATGGTCGGGTTCTGCTTCTTCTACAACGCGGTGATGCCGCAGTTCGAGTCCATCACCCTCACCCACCTGGGCAGCGACAGCCACCGCTACGGCATGATCCGGGTATGGGGCTCGCTGGGCTTCATCGCCGTGGTCACGCTGTTCGGCTGGGTCATCGAACGCCATGGCGCCGGCCTGCTGCCGTGGCTGATGCTGCCGCTGTTCATGCTGATGACCGGCGCGTCCTTCGCCAACCGCTATGCCCGCCATGTCGGCACCCATGCCGCGCACGTGCAGGGTTTCTGGTCGATCGTGCGGCGGCCGCCGGTGCTGGCGTTCTTCATCGCTGCGTTCCTCGAGCAGCTTTCGTTCGGGCCGTACTACACGTTCTTTTCGCTGTACATGGACCAGCATGGCTACAGCACCTCGCTGCTGGGCCTGATGTGGACGGTGGGCGTGGTGTTCGAGGTGGCGGTGTTCTTCCTGATCGCCGGCTTCTTCCGGCGCTGGGACGCCAGCTGGCTGCTGATCATCTCCATGGCCAGCGCCGCACTGCGTTGGTGGGCCACCGCGCTGTGGCCGGAAGACCTGCCGGTGATGCTGGTGGCGCAGGCCACCCACTGCCTGGGCTTCGCCGCGTTCTTCGCCTCGGCGATGCAGCTGCTGGCGCGCTACTTCCCCGGCAACCTCAACGGCCACGGCCAGGGGCTGTTCTACGGGTTCTCGTCGGGCCTGGGCGGCGTGCTCGGCGCGCTGATCGCCGGCCAGCTGTGGCCGTTCGGCGACGGCAAGGTGGCCTTCATCGCCGGCGGCTGCTTCGCGCTGGCCGGCGCGGTGATCGCGT
- a CDS encoding amidohydrolase, with protein MNTTLRFALSSLLALASPALAARLDADVLIRHATVVDVEHARTLPGQAVAIRGGDIVAVGADATLAGQWRARRTLDARDRYLIPGLWDMHVHFGGGPALVEENKALLPLYVAHGITSVRDASGDLPGQVLAWRAQIADGQLFGPQLFTSGAKIEGIAPVWKGTLEAGDEAGVDAALDREQRDRVDFVKITDSTLKPELFLYAVSEASKRGLRTSGHIPMALTVGQAIDAGLSSIEHLDYAFQAGVPDEARIAADFAAGRIDRAEASRRLHEGFDRATALAAYHRFAERGVAVTPTLDGSRILSFLDSEAHANDPYLAYIGPGLRKTYAWRVERAASATPEQVQARHARHARVAAVLPLLQEAGVRIMAGTDAGFLNSYNYPGIGLHNELALYVRHGLTPAQALATATRNGPAWFGRLDRYGAIAAGKAADLVLLERNPLQDITATSSIDTVVLRGTVYDRAALDAMLAGIRAQVAIWTAEASP; from the coding sequence ATGAACACCACGCTCCGCTTCGCCCTTTCCTCGCTGCTGGCGCTGGCGTCGCCGGCATTGGCCGCACGCCTGGATGCCGATGTGTTGATCCGCCACGCCACCGTGGTCGATGTCGAGCACGCCCGCACCCTGCCCGGCCAGGCCGTTGCGATCCGCGGCGGCGACATCGTCGCGGTCGGCGCGGACGCGACGCTGGCCGGCCAGTGGCGCGCGCGCAGAACGCTCGATGCGCGCGACCGCTACCTGATCCCGGGGTTGTGGGACATGCACGTGCATTTCGGCGGCGGCCCGGCGCTGGTCGAGGAAAACAAGGCATTGCTGCCGCTGTACGTCGCCCATGGCATCACCAGCGTGCGCGACGCGTCCGGCGACCTGCCCGGGCAGGTGCTGGCGTGGCGCGCGCAGATCGCCGATGGCCAGCTGTTCGGGCCGCAACTGTTCACCTCCGGCGCCAAGATCGAAGGCATCGCCCCGGTCTGGAAGGGCACCCTGGAAGCCGGCGACGAGGCCGGCGTGGACGCCGCGCTGGACCGCGAACAGCGCGACCGGGTCGATTTCGTCAAGATCACCGACAGCACGCTCAAGCCGGAGCTGTTCCTGTACGCGGTGTCCGAGGCGAGCAAGCGCGGCCTGCGCACCTCGGGCCACATCCCGATGGCGCTGACCGTCGGCCAGGCCATCGACGCCGGGCTCAGTTCCATCGAGCACCTGGACTACGCGTTCCAGGCCGGCGTTCCGGACGAGGCCCGGATCGCCGCTGATTTCGCCGCCGGCCGCATCGACCGCGCCGAGGCCAGCCGCCGCCTGCACGAGGGCTTCGACCGCGCCACCGCGCTGGCCGCCTATCACCGCTTCGCCGAACGCGGGGTCGCGGTCACGCCCACGCTCGACGGCAGCCGCATCCTCAGCTTCCTCGACAGCGAAGCGCATGCCAATGACCCGTACCTGGCCTACATCGGCCCGGGCCTGCGCAAGACCTACGCCTGGCGCGTGGAGCGCGCCGCCAGCGCCACGCCGGAACAGGTCCAGGCGCGGCACGCGCGCCACGCCCGGGTTGCGGCGGTGCTGCCGCTGCTGCAGGAGGCCGGCGTGCGCATCATGGCCGGTACCGATGCCGGCTTCCTCAATTCCTACAACTATCCCGGCATCGGCCTGCACAACGAGCTGGCGCTGTATGTGCGCCATGGGCTGACGCCGGCGCAGGCACTGGCCACGGCCACCCGCAACGGCCCGGCGTGGTTCGGCAGGCTGGACCGCTATGGCGCCATCGCCGCCGGCAAGGCCGCCGACCTGGTGCTGCTGGAGCGCAACCCGCTGCAGGACATCACCGCGACCAGCAGCATCGACACGGTGGTGTTGCGCGGCACCGTCTACGACCGCGCCGCGCTGGATGCGATGCTCGCCGGAATCCGTGCCCAGGTCGCCATCTGGACCGCCGAAGCCAGCCCCTGA